AGCTGACCATATTGTATATGTCTGGTTTGATGCCCTTACAAACTATCTTACCGGGATAGGTTTTCTTGAAGATGATGAATTGTTTAATGCCTTCTGGCCCTGCGATGCACACCTCATTGGTAAGGATATTCTGAGGTTTCACGCTGTTTACTGGCCCAGTTTTTTAATGTCTCTTGGTATTCAGCCGCCGAAGCACATTTTTGCCCATGGCTGGTGGACCATCGAGGGTCGCAAAATGTCAAAATCATTAGGAAATGTGATTGATCCCAATGAGGTGGTAAAACAATATGGTGTAGATGAGTTCCGGTTTTTTCTCTTCAGGGAAGTGCCCTTCGGACTTGATGGTGATTTTTCGAAGAAAGCCATCACACACAGGATCAACGGGGATCTTGCCAATGATTTCGGAAACCTGGTAAGCAGAAGCGTTACCATGATCGGAAAATTCCTGAAAGGTAAAGTAGAGAAACCGGAAACAAAGGGCGGAATTGATGAGCACGTGGAGGAACGTGTAAGACAACTTATCGATGAATACCAAAAGGAGATGGAAGTTTTTTCATACTATAAAGCATTGCAGCATGTCTTCGAGATAACATCGATACTCAACAAATATATTGATTCTGAAGCACCATGGAAACTTGCCAAAGAAGCTGACCCAAGGGTTAAAACAGTTCTCTATAATCTCTGGAATGGTTTAAGGGTTACCGCTATGCTTCTTTATCCCTTTATGCCTGTCAAATCCCAGTCCATTTGGAACGCGATCGGCATCGGCAAAATGATAGAAAAAGTATCGTTCGATGAAGAAAAGGTTTTTTATTGTATCGATGATATGGCTACAATAGGGAAAATAGCCCCCATTTTTCCGAGGATTGAAGACTGACGTGTCCTTTGTATCGTTAAGAAAGGCCCTTGAAAATGTTTTGCTGGAGTACCACTTTGCAGGCGATATCGATGCCTATAAGGTGTTTCATCTCTGGGAAGATATTGTAGGAGGGAAAACAGCTCACCATACAAAACCAATAAGGATTAATCAAAGCATTCTTTATGTAGAAGTCGATGATCCCCTCTGGCTGAGCCAGTTGCGATATATGAAGCTGGATATCATGGATAAGATTGACAGAATGATCAAAAAAGGGGTACTGAAAGACCTCAAGTTTTATCTTAAGACTAATTAATTTGCTGCAAAGCTATCGACCCAAGCAGGTAAGCAATTTACCGTAAAAGGGCCTTAATTTCATTTATAATAGAAAAAATGATGTTTTTTTACAATAAAGTGAAAAACTCCTTGACATTATTGATAGTTATGTTAATAATTCTCATAGATGGTTATTCCTGCGGGGGTTAACACAACAGGCAGAGGCAATTTGCCTGATAATCATATATATTCATACATAATCCAAGGAGGTAGTTGAAAATGACCAAAGCAGAGATTGTAGCAAAGGTAGCAGAGGAACTTAAGGTTTCAAAAGCAGCTGCAGCAAAGGCTTTCGGTGTAATGACCGGTTGTATCGAAGGGGCGCTCAAAAAAGGTGAAAAGGTAACATTCGTTGGGTTTGGCACATTTTCTGTTGCAGATAGAAAGGCCAGAAAAGGCAGAAACCCCCAGACAGGCAAAGAGATTAAAATTGCCGCAAAGAAAGTGCCAAAATTCAGCGCTGGTGCAGCCTTAAAGGCAGCAGTAAGTGGTAAAGCGGTTGCTGCAAAGCCTAAAGCAAAAAAGGCAGCAGCAAAACCTAAAAAGAAGTAGGTCGAGCGCAGCGGGCCTTCGGGCCCGCTTTTTTTTATTGCAAAATCCGTTTGTCTCTATATTGATATTATGCAAAACAAGAAATGGGAAGAAGAGGAATGGGCTGAACACCATGAAGATATTTTTATTTTTCATTCTGATAGTATTTCTCCCTGTCAGCGTTCTTTGCCAGGGCAGTCCTTTTGTCCCCAATGATCCATATTTCTTTTATAACGCAACAGAAAGGCCCGGGTTTCCCGGCCAGTGGCACCTTATAAATAACGCACCCTCCGGGGGCATTCTTTTTACCATCCCTGACGGTGGGACTTCAACAGTGCTGATGAGGAACTCCGGCGTAGACGCCGGACTCCGTGATGCCTGGAAGATGGGATACACCGGGAAGGGAGTGGTCATCGGGATTGTGGACGATGGCGTGGAAGGGACTCATGAAGATATTGCACCTAACTATAAGTCAGCTTTAAGTCGTAACTTCAGTTCAGACAAATCCATTGCCGATGCTGCTCAGGGGCCTATTGACAATGATGACAACCATGGACAGGCCGTCGCAGGGGTAGCAGCTGCCCGGGGAGGCAACGGCATCGGCGGTACAGGCGCCGCACCCTACGCATCCATCGTCGGATTAAACCCATACCCCGGAAAGGAAATCAATAATACAGCCATCAGGGCGTTATATGTAGAATCCTATTACTGGAAGAGCGGTGTTGACCCTCTTACGGGAAAGATCACAGCTAAACCTCAAATCAACATAATGAACCATAGTTATGGTCAAAAAACGCCCTGGAATCTGAACGACGACCTACATGGCTCAGACATTACAACTGCATTGAATCGGACTGCCGGTAACGGTATTATCCATGTCTGGTCAGCAGGAAACGAGCGAGGTATAGCCAATGAAGATACCGGTAAAGACAATGTCCTTACCAACAGTAACGTGATTCCTGTGGCTGCCCTGGGCAGCGATGAGAAATTCTCTGACTACAGTAATTACGGCTCCAATGTCTTTGTCACGGCACCATCGAGCAGGTCAGGCTTGTATTCCGGTTATTATACTTTTGGTATTACGACTACCGACAGAACCGGTGCGAGTTTAGGTTATAACCGTTACTCTACCGAAAATAAAAAAGGTGACTGGACCGATCTTTTTCCGGATTACAACTACACAAGCACCTTCGGAGGCACTTCCTCCTCCGCTCCCCTTGTATCCGGCATCCTGGCTCTTGGCATGGAGGCAAACAAACAAATGGATGTCCGCATGGCAAAGCATGTGCTTGTGCAGACGAGTACCATGGTTGATCCTAATGATGCCAGCACAACGGGTGGATGGGTAAAAAACGGGGCGGGCAACTGGTTTAACCCGAACTATGGTTTCGGCAACATCAATGCAGGCAAGTTTGTCGAAACAGTAAAAAAGGTGGCCTATGTGACCAAACAAACCTCCTACTCGACCGGCACGCAAACGGTCAATGAAGCAATAAAATACCTTGACAATAACAATAATAAGGGCACGAGCAAGGAGTTCACCTTAACAACGAACGAACTGCCTGCTTCACTCAGACAGCCTTTGGAGGGCGTAGAGGTTGATCTCAACTTTACTCATACAAAACGCGGTGATCTTACAGCCAGCATCACCTCCCCCTATGCGACAAAAAGCCGGCTGTTCAACTCCACCAAAGACCTTCCGACTGGCAAACAGGATACTGAAAGTGTCACTAATTTCGGCTGGACCTTCCTTACCAATGCCTTCTGGGGAGAAGACCCCCTGGGTGGAAAAACAAACACCAGCGGTAAATGGACCGTCACTATGGGTGATGTAGTAAACAATGGAGTGGGCACTTGGAATAGTTATAAAGTTACCCTGCTTATGGGAGATATAGTATTCAATAGCACCGAGGGCACTACCACCCAGACTGAAAATATCAAGGCAAGGTCTCTTACAATCAAACAACCCGACGCAGTCTTTAAAAACCCTTCCGGCATGTCTGTTGTTGTGGAAGAACAGGTTCAGGTTACAAGCGGTGAACTTAACGTAAACGGTGCAGTCACAATGTCCAGACCTGCTGACGATGACGACCCGGAAGACGGTATTTTTATCCTCGACGGCGGTATTGTCTCCGGTACCGGCATCATCGACGCCCCCTACGGTTTTTATCATACTGGCGGCACCATCAAACCCGGCAACTCCATCGGCACCCTCACCATCAACGGCGATTATTATCAGGGCGCTCAAGGCAAGCTCTTAATCGAGGTAGCCTCCACGACCAGCAATGATCTCCTTGCCATAAACGGCGCCGCAGACTTGAACGGCATTCTCCAGACCTCATGGTCGGGAGGATATACCCCGGCAATAAGAACAAAGTTCGGGACTATCCTGACTGCTTCATCAGGGATAACGGGACAGTTCACCTCCCTTCTCACCAACATTACCCCCACGGTACTCTTTAAACCTAAGTATGATATTCCCAACCAGATATACCTCATGGTAGAAAGAGACTACACCAACCAGAACCTCCTTCTCTACCTTACTGCGAACCAGAGGGCGGTAGGCTCCATGCTCAATTCTGTGGGGAATACAGCAACAGGGGATCTCGATACGGTCTTACATGTCATAGATGACCTCCCCGCATACGGTCTTGATCAGCTTGCCCCCAGGGGCAGCGAGGCTATCTCCGGTATGGGGATCAGCGGCGCCTCCTTCCAGACAGGGAACCTCTCTGAACGATTAAGCGATCTGAGACGAGGCATACGCGGTTTAAGCTTCACGGGGTTATACTACAGGAATACCGATTTTATTGCGAACGGAAAAGAAACACCCGTGCTGCTTGCCAGTGCAGGTTCAGATCTCACAGGTATGCTCCCTTCAGGAGTAAATGAAAGGTGGGGTTTCTTTGTGAAGGGGAATATTGTATCCGGAGATCAGAAGGACTCGCCCGATCGTACAGGCTATGATTTTACCAGCGCAGGGGTTACAGTAGGTTCAGACTACCGCTTTACCGGGAACTTTATTGCCGGTCTTATGCTTGGGATCAACACTGCCAGGGCCAATGTGGACAGTATGGGCAGTAAGGTAAAAACGAACGGTTATACCCTGGGAACTTACGGGACATACTATGATAATGGTTTTTATATTGATGGCAGCATAAGCTATGGTTTAACAGACTATGACAATACACGCCGTATTGTATTTCCGGGTCTGGACCGTACCGCAACCTCATCCCCTGATGGCAACCAGATTACCGCCTACGGGGGCACAGGATATGAGTTCCGTATGAACAGATGGATGATTACCCCCACCGTGTCCTTCCAGTATACCAAACTCAATACAGACAGCTATACCGAGAAGGGGGCAGGAGCCATAAATCTCGATGTGGACAGACAGAATACCGAATCACTTCAGGGAAACATAGGGGGCAGGATATCCTTTACCTGGCAGACAGATAGTGCGGTCATTATGCCTGGTATCCGCGCCTCATACGGATACGAGTTTTTAAGAGGCAGCCAGAATATTACTTCACGTCTTGCCCAGGGGAGCTCCCCCTTCAGTATCGAGACCATGTCTCCTGACAGGAATTTTATCTCCCTTGGTGCAGGCATTACCGCCTTTACCGTGCGTGATATGTCAGTCTACATAAACTATGATGTCCAGATCGGCGAGAACAAATATGTGGCCCAAAGCGTGAATGCAGGGCTTAGGGTGGGGTTCTGAACTGACAGGAAGCGTCGCGCGTATGTGCTACTTCCTCTTTATTTCGCTCTTCAGTGCATCCAGCAATACCCTGAAGGGGATGTTTTTTTCAACGGACAACCTTTTTACATCTTCAAACTCGATATGGGATTTTATGAGATTCCCATTGGCATCAAAGCCGTTTTTTATTCTTAAGGGGCCGCAGGAGGTTTCGATAGTCTGCATCTCTCTTTTTAGAGTACGCCTCCGGTCTTTTCTTAATCTTATCCCGAAAGTCGTTGTCTCCAGGAACAATGTATCCAGTATCTTCTGGAGTTTTTCTGCTGTTACAGTAACAGAGAGCCTGATCCCGATCCTTCCCTTTTTCATATAAACCGGGAAAGAGAGGACATCGAGGGCGCCAGCTTCCCGTATTTTGTCAGATATTGCCCCCAGATACTCCATTTCCATATCATCAATGTCAGACTCTATTACCCAAACTTCTTCTTCGTAGAGAGGTTCTTCGGTTTTGCCGATAAGGATGCGCAAAATATCCGGTTTGGCGGTTTTGTATGCCCCCATGCCGTACCCTGTTTTTTCAATGGTGAATGGGGGCGCCATGTTTTTGTCCTTTACATAATACCGTACGATAGTTGCACCTGTCGGGGTTGTGAGTTCAAGGGGTTCTTCCAAGAATACGACAGTATACCCGGTGAGGATTTCAAGGGTTACGGGAGGCGGGTTTGGTATGATACCATGCGAGGTCTTTATTGTCCCCCTTCCGTGTGGTACGGGTCCGCAGAAAACTTTCTGAATATTGAAATAGTGCATGCCTTTGGCAACACATAAAAGGTCTATGAGTGTATCGATATGGGAAAGTTCGTGGAGATGAAGGTGATCTTTTGAGGTACCGTGCACTTTTGACTCTGCCTCAAGGATGATATCGAGCATCCCCCTTGCATCCTCCCTTATCTTTTCGTCGATCTCAACGGTGTTTATAATTTCTTCCATCTGTCTTATTGACAGATGGGTATCTGAATCTTCAATATTGAGATGAATGCCTTCAATGATGCCCTGTTTTTTCTTCTCGGGAGACAAGGCCGGAACCGGAACCGGTAGTTTTTCGAGGAGAGTCTTAATCTCTTCAAAGGGCAATCCTGCATTGAGGAATGCGCTTATCATCATATCGCCGCTTATACCGAAAATGGGATCTATATAAAGAATGTTCATAGTCTGTTAATCAGGGTTGCAAAATAGGCTGCACCGAATCCGTTATCTATATTGAAGACTGAAATGGTGGAACATGAGTTGAGCATGGCAAGGAGTGCTGTCAAGCCGCCAAAACTTGCCCCATACCCTATGCTGGTGGGAACGCCAATGACAGGAACCCCTACAATGCCTGCTATAATAGACGGTAGTGCCCCCTCCATACCGGCCGCCACTATGATGACCCGTGCCCTTTTTAATATTTCGAGATTCTGAAATAATCTATGTATCCCTGCAACGCCCACATCATAGAGCTTTTCTGTTTGATTCCCGAAAAAGACTGATGTAATATATGCCTCTTCCGCAACCCTTATATCACTCGTGCCGGCAGAGATCACAAGGACAATGCCTTTCCCCTTAATTGCCTCATCCTCTTTTATGTAGAAACATCGTGCTGCCTCATCATAAGTACCAACAGGAAATGTTTCTTTTAAGGATTTCCCGGCCTTATTGCTGAGCCGTGTAACGAGGACATTGATATCCTTTTGTCTCATGGAGGTTACTATCTCTATTATCTGATGAATGGTCTTGCCCTGCCCGAATACCACCTCTTCCATGCCTTTGCGTACAAGCCTGTGGTGGTCAAGCTTTGTATGGCTCAAGTCTTCAAAAGGGAGGTCTTTCAGTTTCTCGTAAGCCTCGTCAACAGAAATATCGCCATTTTTCACATTTTTCAAAAGATATATGAGTTTTTCGTCCATCATGGTTAAAGCCCGTTTATTCAATCACGAACGCATGTTTCACAATCTTCACGCTCTGACTGTCAATCCCTACCACATCAAATCTTACTTTTTTATCAAAACACTTATGTGTCTTCATATAGAACATGGCGGATCTGATAATACGTTTCTTTTTTGTCGTATTTACCGCTTCAAAAGAGGTCCCGTAAACAGGCGTATTCCTCTTTTTTACTTCCACAAAAACGAGGTAGCCATCTTCCTCTGCGATGATGTCAATCTCTCCAAAATGGTTTCTGTAGTTTTTTTCCAATATCTTATATCCTTCAGCTTTCAATATGCTCACTGCCCTTTCTTCGCCTTTTGTGCCTTCTTCCCTTTTATTGGACAAGGTATTCCTTTACCCCTCTGAATGTTTTTCGATGTATGGGAGAGATGCCATATTCCCTTATGGCAATTTTATGATCTTTTGTCGGGTAGCCTTTATTTTTTGTGAAGTTATAATCAGGATACAGTGTGTGGTATGTCTCCATGATACCATCCCTTACAACCTTTGCGACGATGGAGGCACAGGCGATGAAAAAGCACTTTTTATCACCCTTTACTACCGGCTTGCTCAGGGGAAAACCTTTAATCCCGTAGTTGCCGTCTATGAGGAGAAGGTCTGGCCGGATGTCTGTGTCTTTCAGCGCCCTTTCCATGGAAAGGAGGCTTGCCTGGAGGATATTTATCTGTTCTATCTCTTCGTGGGTAGCAATGCCGATGCCTACTTTATATGCATGTTCCCTTATCCAGTGGAATAGTGAAACCCTTTGCTTTTCGGTAAGCTGTTTGGAATCATTAATGTTTGATTTCTTTTCAGGCAATTCTTTCCAGATTACACACGACGACACTACAGGGCCGGCGAGGGGTCCCCTGCCTGCTTCATCAATGCCGCCAATTAGTCCTGCAAGCTTGCAGCAGTGCATTATACTAATTTGCCTTCATTCATATAGCTTTGTTGTCTCCTCGTCGCACTCCTCGACGTACTATCAGTACGTCTCTGTCGGCTTCTCGTCGTCGCCTCGCTCTATTTTTGAATCCAAATTAGTATTAATCTCTTTTTTCTTTCAGTTTTGCAGCCTTGCCTCTCAGATTCCTCAGGTAGAAGAGCTTTGACCTTCTGATCTTGCTCTTGCTCATTACCTCAATATTTTCAATGAGAGGTGAATGTTTGGGAAAGGTCTTTTCTATTCCTACACTGTATGATACCTTTCTTACAGTGAAGGTTGCCCTTGTATTCCCCCCTCTTTTTCTTATCACAATGCCTTCGAAGACCTGAACTCTCTCTTTATCGCCTTCAAAGATTTTTGTGTATACCTTCACGTTATCACCGATATTTATCTCGGGTAGGTCCAGCCTCATGTGTTCTTTTTCGAGTAAATCAATTGTCTCGTTCATCTTTGTCTCCTCTTTCACCAAATATTCTATCAAGAATGATTCCAAGCGCTACCCTCAGGGACAGGTGATTGTAGTCTCCGCTCCCTTTAACCGGCATAAGCATCTTGTCACATAATTCAACCGTTGTGCCCGTTAACCCCCAGCCTGTTCCGAAAAGCATGAGAAACGGCCTTTCTTCTTTACCGATCATATCCCGAAGCTCATGATACCCTATTGATTTGTCATCCCTTTCCATTGATGATGTGCCGATAATGATAGGGTTGCCGGATATTCTGATTTCTGTCAGCATCTCTTCTATATCGTTACATACTCTTATTTTTTCTAAAGCCACACTTCTCAAAGGGTTATATGTTAAGCCGTATCCATGTTCCCAGTGGTGAATCAATTTTTCCATTATCTTCCTCTGTTTTACAAGAGGAGTAACAATATAGCATAAATCAATACCAAATGTCATGCAACTTCTTGCAATGTCATGTATTTCCATATTTGTTACGCTTGTGGCAACAATATCCCGATTTTTGTCGTAAACCGGGTAGTGGATAATTGCAATATAAACATTATTCAGGGATGTCCTCCATAATCTCTCTCATGAACTTACGGTCTTCTTTGTTGGGCTCAACACGGGTCATCAGATCGGGTCTTTTAAGGATTGTCTTTTTTATTGCCTCTTTCCTTCTCCATTTTCTTATCTCTTCGTGATTTCCCGATAACAGCACAGCAGGGACTTCCATATCCATAAACAGAGGGGGTCTGGTATACTGCGGATATTCGAGGAGTCCGTCCTTCAGGCTTTCATCGCTCACAGATGCTTCATTTCCAAGCACGCCCGGAATGTGCCTTATAATGGCATCTATGAGCGCCAGGGCAGGTATTTCGCCACCGGAAAGGATATAATCACCTATTGATATTTCTTCATCGACAAGGGAAAGCGCCCTTTCGTCTATGCCTTCATAACGACCGCACAAAAGCGCTAAATGAGGATTACGCGCAAGCCTTACCGCTGTTCCTTCATCTAATATCCTGCCCTGAGGGGTAAGTAGTATGTATTTCGGCCTTTTCGTATTTGCATTAATATGCTCCATGGCATTGTAGATGGGTTCTATCTTCATGACCATGCCGGGCCCGCCCCCGTAAGGGGCATCATCACAGGTCTTGTGCACATCTTCAGCGAAATCCCGTATGTTTACAAGGTTAAAGCTTACAAGTCCCTTATCCAGGGCCTTTTTGATGATACTTTCCTGGAGTGGTGATTCAAATATTTTAGGAAAGAGTGTAAGAATTGTTATGATCATTTTATCAATTATTTATAATTTCAGTTTTATGCCTGTTCAATAACGGGATACTATAGCACATTTTTTTTATGTTATCACTTCACATTACAGCAATTATGAATGAAATATCACGTTTTTGCTCTGACTTCAACTGTGATAAATGATATCCGATATTTGCAATCCCTCGGTCTTGGTGATTTTTGTTAAGGAAATGTATCCCTGGAACGAATAGCGGAACATTTTTGGGGCCACCCGTCTTGGCGAAAACGAGCGTCCCCGAAAGGGATGATGTGCAGGCATGAACATCTTCGGGTAGCCTCCGCCCTTGCACATCAAGCGAATTGAGCCGGTGGAACGGGTCAAAAATGTGAAGCTGATGAGTGGAAGGGAACATTTCCTTATGGGGACGTAATTGGGGTCGGGCCAAACCCTTTAAAAACAGTTTTGAGTGTTGACAACCTGTTGCCCAAACAAGCATACAACAAATAATAACGGAATATGCGCCGGAAGAACTTTGCGGCTTCGCCGTTAAACCGTTACCCGAGTCGCGCCTTCGAGCACTGTTGGGACCCACTTAACGAGGAAAAATGTCCCGAAGGGCAATCTGCGCTGTTTGAGGAGGAACGACGAGTTCGCAGATTGAATGCATTCCGAGTTTTAGTGGGTATACAGCGCGCAGTGAAGCAGGGAGGGAAATAGTGTTCCGGTATATCCATATTATCAAGACTGATGGATTAAAACTTCGGCTAATATTCATTTGGCTTCATATTTCATTGTGCTATAGTTAAGTTGTGTGGAACATCGAAAGAACTGACGAAATTTGATCCAATCCGGAATGCTATTTTATTGATTGGTGGCGATAAAAGAGGTGACAAACGATTCTATCAGAAAATGATACCGATCGCCGACAACCTGTATGACAGGCATCTTGAAAAATTAAGGATGGAATCATGAAAACAAAAGTAAAAGCAAGAACAAATAAAAAAGAAGATTTTATTGACGAGTTGGCTTCCATGATGCCTCCTGAAAGAGCAGAAAGGGCCAAAAGGGAAGCTGAAAAGGAAATATTCCATATACGGTTATCTGAATTAAGGAAAAAAATGGGTATTCGCCAGGAAGATGTCAAATCGTTTACCCAGTCGGGTATTTCAAAATTGGAGTCAAGGAGTGACATGAAGGTGTCAACCCTTATAGAGTACCTCAAAAGCATAGGCATGGGGGTCGAGATAAAGGCCTATTCGAAAAACGTTATTAATAAAAATGTAGATGCAGTAACATTGCTGAAGGTTTGAGGAGAAAGTAGCCTTTACGTTTCCGGCTCCACCACAGTCATCGTTTTGTTTATGATATCGATTGAAAGAATGTAGTCCTCAACCATGGGAATTAATATTTCCTTCTCTCCTCTGACCACTATCAGGTACTGAGCGCCCGTATGCATTACCTCTGTAACAGTTCCCATCCCGATGTCATCCTGATTGATTACTTTCAGACCAATAAGCTGGTATTCATAATATTCGTCGTCATTCAGAGGGGGGAGTTGTTCCTCTTTGACAAAGAATTCTTTGTTTATTAGAGACAAGGCAGCCTCAGGGCTGTCAAATCCTTTAAACTTCAGGTAGAAGAAGCCTTTATAGAGCCTTTTGTCTGTTGGTTCAAATGTTACCCACCGGTTATTTTCATTCTTAACTAAAAAAGAGGTGTATTCATAGAACACCTCTTTTTCGTCATTGTAATACTGAAATTTTACTTCCCCTTTAATTCCGTGGGTGGATATTACTCGCCCAACAGGGACATATCCCATTACTCTATGATTTCGAGAACTGCCCGTTTCCTTACTTTTGTGGATGCTGCGCTCAATATGGTTCTCATAGCACGTGCGGTCCGTCCCTGTTTCCCTATGACCTTTCCGAGATCATCCTTGGAAACACTCAGCTCGAAAACGGATGTTTTCTCGCCTTCAATTTCGGATACTTTTACCATATCAGGGTTGTCTACCAAGGCCTTTGCAATGAATTCAATCAATTCTTTCAACACGGCTCCACCTCCATAAGTTATTGGTTTATTTCCTTGAGTACCCCTTCTTTTTTGAATATGTTTTCAACAGTCTTTGTGGGCCTTGCCCCTTTTTTATACCATTCCTTGATCTTTTCTTTATCAAGGGTTATCTCAGCAGGGTCTGTAATCGGGTTGTATGTCCCCACGTTTTCAATAAACCTGCCGTCTCTTGGATACTGACTGTCAGCCACAACAATTCTGTAAAAAGGTCTTTTCTTAGCACCATACCGTGACAATCTGAATTTTACCGCCAAAATTTCACCTCCTATTGCATGAGTAGTTGCTTTGGAAAGCCCTTTGAGCCTCCCTTTGCGAACTTTTTGATCATTTTTTTTGTTTCAGCATACTTTCTGAGAAGCTCATTTATATCCTGAACCTTCGTGGCACTGCCCTTTGCAATGCGCATTCTCCTGCTCCCGTCTATAAGATGGGGATAGATTCTTTCTTTTGCTGTCATGGAATTTATAATTGCTTCAGTCTTTTTTATATCCTTCTCTGCCTCGGAAAAGTTAATTGCCCCCTTTAGCTTGTTAAATCCCGGGAACATGCTGATGATGGATTCTATCGAACCAAGCTTCTTCATCTGTTTTATCTGTTCCTTGAAATCTTCAAGGGTGAATTCGTCTTTTCTCAGTTTCTTTTCAAATACCCTTGCCTGTTTTTCATCGAATACTTCCTGTGCCTTCTCAACGAGGGAGACGATATCGCCCATACCAAGTATGCGAGATGCCAGTCTTTCGGGGAAGAAAGGCTCAAGGGCATCCAATTTTTCACCTATACCAATGAATTTTATGGGTTTTCCTGTGGCGGCCTTTATTGAGATGGCAGCGCCACCTCTCGCATCGCCGTCTAATTTTGTGAGAATCACGCCGTCAACATCCAGCTTTTCGTTAAATGCCCTTGCAATATTAACTGCATCCTGCCCTGTCATAGCGTCGAGGACAAGCAACGTTTCTCTCGGGTTGAGAAGCTTTTTCTGGTTTATCAGCTCCTCCATCATCTCTTCGTTTATATGGAGGCGTCCGGCGGTGTCCACAATCATGGTATCGAAACCGTTCTTCATAGCGTACGCCTTAGCCTCGGAGCATATTTGAAGCGGGTTCTTCATGTTCTTTGAATCAAAGGTACTTACACCTATCTGGGCGCCTATCTTCATTAACTGGTCGATTGCAGCGGGTCTGTAAACGTCTGATGGGACGAGAAGAGGCTTCCTGCCTTTTTTCCTTAAAAATATGGCCAGCTTGCCTGCTGTTGTGGTTTTACCGGAACCCTGGAGCCCTGCAAGCATAATAGCAACCGGCGGAGAACCGGAGGTGTCGAGTGGTTTATTCACCTTGCCGAGAAGCTCGCACATCTCATCATGGACGATCTTTGTGAACAGTTGACCGGGGGTTATGCTGGTGAGTACCCCACCGCCTAAAGCCTTCTCTTTCACCTTGTCGAGGAAGTCTTTGGCGACCTTATAATTCACGTCTGCCTCGAGGAGCGCAACCCTCACTTCCCTTATGGAATCCTTGATGTTATCCTCGGTGAGCTTGCCGTATCCCCTGAGCTTCTTGAATGTACCTTCTAATCTTTCCTGTAATTTCTCGAACATATAGGCTATAAGATAATAAAAAACCGTTGAATAGTCAATGTTAATCATGCGGACCCCATACCCGGTTCAAAGTTCAATGTTCAATTGGTTCAATTTGTCCCATTAGTTGTATTGGTTTTAACCAATAAGACCAATGAAACCAATACAACTAATAATTAGTATGTGGAGATTCAACTATTCACTGCC
The genomic region above belongs to Pseudomonadota bacterium and contains:
- a CDS encoding HU family DNA-binding protein, which translates into the protein MTKAEIVAKVAEELKVSKAAAAKAFGVMTGCIEGALKKGEKVTFVGFGTFSVADRKARKGRNPQTGKEIKIAAKKVPKFSAGAALKAAVSGKAVAAKPKAKKAAAKPKKK
- a CDS encoding autotransporter domain-containing protein, giving the protein MKIFLFFILIVFLPVSVLCQGSPFVPNDPYFFYNATERPGFPGQWHLINNAPSGGILFTIPDGGTSTVLMRNSGVDAGLRDAWKMGYTGKGVVIGIVDDGVEGTHEDIAPNYKSALSRNFSSDKSIADAAQGPIDNDDNHGQAVAGVAAARGGNGIGGTGAAPYASIVGLNPYPGKEINNTAIRALYVESYYWKSGVDPLTGKITAKPQINIMNHSYGQKTPWNLNDDLHGSDITTALNRTAGNGIIHVWSAGNERGIANEDTGKDNVLTNSNVIPVAALGSDEKFSDYSNYGSNVFVTAPSSRSGLYSGYYTFGITTTDRTGASLGYNRYSTENKKGDWTDLFPDYNYTSTFGGTSSSAPLVSGILALGMEANKQMDVRMAKHVLVQTSTMVDPNDASTTGGWVKNGAGNWFNPNYGFGNINAGKFVETVKKVAYVTKQTSYSTGTQTVNEAIKYLDNNNNKGTSKEFTLTTNELPASLRQPLEGVEVDLNFTHTKRGDLTASITSPYATKSRLFNSTKDLPTGKQDTESVTNFGWTFLTNAFWGEDPLGGKTNTSGKWTVTMGDVVNNGVGTWNSYKVTLLMGDIVFNSTEGTTTQTENIKARSLTIKQPDAVFKNPSGMSVVVEEQVQVTSGELNVNGAVTMSRPADDDDPEDGIFILDGGIVSGTGIIDAPYGFYHTGGTIKPGNSIGTLTINGDYYQGAQGKLLIEVASTTSNDLLAINGAADLNGILQTSWSGGYTPAIRTKFGTILTASSGITGQFTSLLTNITPTVLFKPKYDIPNQIYLMVERDYTNQNLLLYLTANQRAVGSMLNSVGNTATGDLDTVLHVIDDLPAYGLDQLAPRGSEAISGMGISGASFQTGNLSERLSDLRRGIRGLSFTGLYYRNTDFIANGKETPVLLASAGSDLTGMLPSGVNERWGFFVKGNIVSGDQKDSPDRTGYDFTSAGVTVGSDYRFTGNFIAGLMLGINTARANVDSMGSKVKTNGYTLGTYGTYYDNGFYIDGSISYGLTDYDNTRRIVFPGLDRTATSSPDGNQITAYGGTGYEFRMNRWMITPTVSFQYTKLNTDSYTEKGAGAINLDVDRQNTESLQGNIGGRISFTWQTDSAVIMPGIRASYGYEFLRGSQNITSRLAQGSSPFSIETMSPDRNFISLGAGITAFTVRDMSVYINYDVQIGENKYVAQSVNAGLRVGF
- a CDS encoding DUF721 domain-containing protein — its product is MSFVSLRKALENVLLEYHFAGDIDAYKVFHLWEDIVGGKTAHHTKPIRINQSILYVEVDDPLWLSQLRYMKLDIMDKIDRMIKKGVLKDLKFYLKTN
- the metG gene encoding methionine--tRNA ligase, with the protein product MSKKYYITTPIYYINDVPHIGHAYTTVAADIMARYKRICGYDVFFLTGADEHGQKVEKAAELQGISPRELADRTVHRFIDLWKVLNISNTGFVRTTEEKHKKVVRYIFQKVFEKGDIYLGAYEDWYCVPCESYFTDLQLHDGIHCPDCHRPTEKLKEESYFFKLSQYGDKLLKLLEEQKDFVMPEARYNEVASFVKGGLRDLSVSRTSFTWGIPVPMKADHIVYVWFDALTNYLTGIGFLEDDELFNAFWPCDAHLIGKDILRFHAVYWPSFLMSLGIQPPKHIFAHGWWTIEGRKMSKSLGNVIDPNEVVKQYGVDEFRFFLFREVPFGLDGDFSKKAITHRINGDLANDFGNLVSRSVTMIGKFLKGKVEKPETKGGIDEHVEERVRQLIDEYQKEMEVFSYYKALQHVFEITSILNKYIDSEAPWKLAKEADPRVKTVLYNLWNGLRVTAMLLYPFMPVKSQSIWNAIGIGKMIEKVSFDEEKVFYCIDDMATIGKIAPIFPRIED